The DNA sequence GTCGTTAATATAGATCATAAAATGTTAAAAAGGTTGCTTTTCGATGAAAATACTTTCTGCTGAAGTTCGCATCTTTTGATGATTAAACAACCGAAGGCGATAAAAGTCAACTGTTATCATCCAGATTCCTTTTATCGCCTTCAGTAAATTTGTAGTTAATCGTCTACACTACATGCAAACCAGGCATTTATGCACTTAATTAGGCAAATGTTTTTTCAATAATATCCAGCGCTTCGGTAAGCTGCTCTTCGTTAATGATCAATGGCGGTGTAAAACGAATGATGTGTTCGTGTGTTGGCTTGGCAAGTAATCCGTTATTTTTTAACGCAATACATACATCCCATGCACTTATCCCATTTACCGAATTAATTACAACGGCATTCAGGAGTCCTTTACCTCTAACAATTTCAATAAGTTCCGAATCGATTGATTTTAATCGTTTCCGGAATATTTTACCCATTTTCTCAGCATTTTCAGCCAGTTTTTCTTCCCTGATCACGTTGAGCGCTGCAACAGCAACTTTCGCAGCAATCGGGTTGCCGCCGTAGGTTGAGCCATGTTCTCCGGGTTTAATGCACAGCATAATTTCATTATCGGCCAAAACACATGAAACGGGGAGCATTCCTCCGGAAATGGCTTTCCCGAGAATCAAAATATCAGGCCTGACATCTTCATGATCGCAAGCAAGCATTTTTCCTGTTCGCGCAAGTCCAGTTTGAACTTCATCGGCTGCAAAGAGAACACGATGTTTTTTGCATAATTCGAATGCTTTGCTTAGGAAGCCATCTTCAGGAACGTAAACTCCGGCTTCTGCCTGAATCGGTTCAACCAGAAATCCGGCTACATTTGGATCTTCCAGCGCTTTTTCCAATGCCTTTATATCGTTGTATGGAATATTAACAAATCCGGGAGTATAAGGGCCGTAGTCGTTGTAGGCATCTGGATCAGACGACATGGATATGATTGTAATGGTACGGCCATGGAAGTTGCCGTTGCACACAATAATCTTGGCTTCTCCTTTTGGTACTCCTTTTACTTTATAAGCCCATTTGCGAATTAACTTAAGCGCAGTCTCATCGGCTTCAGCACCCGAATTCATGGGCAGCATTTTGTCGTAACCAAATAATTTGGTCGTGTATTCTTCCCATTCGCCCAGTGTATCGTTGTAAAAAGCTCTTGATGTCAGTGCCAGTTTTTGAGCCTGATCAGTTAATGCCTTTACAATTTTAGGATGACAATGCCCTTGATTTACTGCAGAATAGGCCGAAAGAAAGTCGAAGTACTTTTTACCTTCCACATCCCAAACAAAAATTCCTTCGCCCCGTTCTAAAACTACAGGTATCGGGTGATAATTGTGTGCACCATATTGGGCTTCACGATCCATATAATCCTTTGCACTTAAATTATTCATAATTCAATGTTTTAGTTAATGACATGCAGAATTAGAAATATTTTAGGCGATTTCAAATGATTTTTGTCTGCTATAAAATATGACAACAATCCACATCTTTAGTCATAGGGTATCAATTCAATTTTTTCCAGCTACCAGAGCTTATATATCTTAAAAAATTACGAGTGAAAAGTATTATATTTGTCTTCATTACCTGACTTTTGAATGAATTTACTATGGGGCGTTATTTTGTTACTTTTACATTAATGTTTTTATTGAGTTCTGTCTCCTTCGGATATTCTAACCAAAATGATTCAATTTCAGGTAATAAAGCCCAATTTGACTTGCTAATTAAAAAGGCAACCCATTTGTTGCCAATAGCTACAAACCATGACACTGTTGAAGCTCTGATTGATGTTGCTGATCAATTAGCCAAAACCAACAAAAATCCACATCAATCAGTTCATATTTTGATAATAAAAGGACAGAACGAATACTATTCAAGTAATTACGAAGATGCTGTAGCTATTTATTATCAGGCACTCGAACAGGCAGAACAATTACACGATTCGATTTTATTGGCAAAAGTGACTCTCAATCTGGGAATGGTTTATGACGAATTGGAAGATTATGATGAAGCCATTAATTTCTTTCATAAAGCACTAACAATCAGTCAGTCAATTAAAGATTCAAGTGTAATTGCCAAAACCTACCAAAACATTGCCATCAGTTATCAAAACAAAAAAGACCTGGCCAAGGCATTGGAATACAACGAAAAGGCAAATGAACTGGCAATCCTGAAAAAAGATACGACCATGATTATTGATGTCATCAATAACTTTGGAACCATTGCCTACGATCAGAAAAATTTAGTAAAAAGCCTTGATTACTATTCGAAGGCCTTGAATTTATACCAGAAAATAAAGGATAGAAAAGGCATTGCAATGGCCTACAACAACATTGGATTGGTTTATTTGGATAAAAATGAATACGAAAAATCAATTGACTATTTCAATAAATCGTTGGCTCTTGCCACTGAACTTAAGATGCATGGTTTTATTGGCGACATTTATAGCAATCTGACGATTTATTACCAACAAAAAAAGGATTTTAAAAAGGCATTTTATTGTTACGATCGGTTTAATGCCATCTACGATAGTCTGGCAGGAGAGAAAAAGAATAAGATGATTTACCAAATTCAGGCTAAGTATAAATTGGGTAGAAATACCCGTGAGCTTGAAGAGTTGAAAGTGAAAAATAGATCTCAACTAAATGCAATTGATTCGGCAAAATCGTCACAGTTTTATTGGGTAGCTATAACCGTTTTAGTTATGGTGCTCATGTGTGCTACCGTTTATCTTTTATATAAAGAGAAAGAACTGGCCAACGAATTGAAAAACAAAACCAAAGAATTGTATGAACTCAATGTATCGAAAGATAAATTTTTCTCAATTATAGCACACGATCTAAAAAATCCGTTCAATGTGCTGGTAAGCTATACTGGCATACTAAAAACAGACCTTGAATTGTTTTCAAAAGAGGAATTAGAGCAGATTATTTCAGATTTGAATGAAGCATCAGAAAACGGATACAATTTGTTGCAGAATTTGTTGATCTGGACCAGATCGCAAACAAATCGAATTCATATCCTCAAAACAAATTTTGTTCTAGCCGACATTTTTAATGACGTTAAAGGACTGGCCGAATTGAACCTGACAAATAAAGAGCAAACGCTTTCTGTGGAAATTGATCAAAATCTTGGTGTTTATGCCGATAAAGATATGATTTCAGTTGTTTTGCGGAATTTAGTTTTTAATGCGATTAAATTTTCTGTCAAAGGCTCAGTGATTTATTTAAATGCAAGTCTAGTCGGGTCAAACGTGAGGATTGATGTGGTTGATTCTGGGATAGGAATCTCTGAAGAATCCATCAAAAAGCTGTTTACATTAGATAAAAATACAATGACTCACGGCACCGAAGGCGAAACAGGTACTGGCCTTGGATTGGTTCTTTGTAAAGAATTTGTTGAGAAAAATGATGGCACAATTTGGGTCGAAAGCAAATTGGGAAAAGGATCAGTCTTTTCATTTACCATTCCGGCAGAAAGAGCTTGAAAATCTTAGAAACGTTTTAAAATTTGAAATTATGCCCGAAATAAAAAAAAAATGACCCCAGCCCTAAAGGGTGTTTCTTTTGATTTTTAGGGCTCCCTTTAGAGCCTGTCCCGATGAAGATCGGGAGTTAGGGGTAACCCTAAAAATCAAAATGAATGAAATTTAAACAGTTTCTCAATTTTACTGCATCTCAAACACGGAATTGGTGTTGCTTTAATTTTTCCAGAACTGGATAATTGCTATTTCGCAGAATAAGAAGAAAATAGCAGCAATGATGAAATATTTCCAAAGCTGCTTTCCATTGCTTAAATCCTGAAGTGTTTCACTGAAATTTACATTCGACGATTCAATCACCTGAAATTGTTTGAATTCTTTGGATTGTATCAGTTTTTGCAAGTCTTCTTCCGAATAAAACTCAGGAATAGATTCCTTTCGCGGGTAATTGTACGAAATCGACTGGATGGTTTCATTGTCATTCATGACCAGGTAATGTCCGGCTTCCTTGGGCAGTTCGTCGAGCAGAAGTTGTTTTTTTTCAGTTCCATGATTTCTTACCGAAGTTTTGAATTCATCTTTTGTCTGGATATTCATAACCTTTAATTCGTCCGAACCTGGGTTTTGATTTAGAACGACGGCTTCGTCGCCTTCGGTTGAATAAGCATATTTTTGCGATTCGCCGCTATACAAAACCATGTTGTAAACAGTTGGAACAAAAATAATGTGCCTGACAAAGTTGAAATTACTTTGATCCAGCGGAAAAGCAAACGTGTAAACAGTTCCATCGCCAAACGAATGCATACTTAAAGCGCTTTTCCCATTGCGGAATTTCAGGAGCGATGTTTCCGGCATTTGCATTTGATCGGCATAACTCGCAAATCCTTTGATTACTGGTAAGTCAGCTTCATTTTCCTGTTTCTTGAAGACTTCACGATATAAATCGTGGTTGTAATTTATTTCCGAAATAGCCATCGAAACGGTATCAAATCCGGCAATTGTTTTGCCGTTCAGCGAATTGAACAAAGCATCGTATTCCGCATAGCTTTTCATCTTACCGGGAAAAATAACCAGCGACCCGCCTCGTTCAACAAACGAAGTCAACTCACTTTTTAAACCTGAACTTATGTTTTGATTATTAATTAGGAATATGCACTGGTAATTTTTAAGCTGCGAAATCTGAACATTGTTTTCCGGCACTTCATCGTAACCAACCAGTTCATCGTCAGTAAATAAAGCTTTCAGGTAGTTTGAACCATTATCCTGTGGATTTAAAATTCCAAGCGCCCGCATCTTTCCCCGCACCTGGTAACTCAGATAATACGAATTGTCGAAGATGATCGGGTAGTCGTCGAGCTCAATTTTGCAAAGCTGAATTCCCTGCGAATTGTTGGTGTAATTCAATTCCTGAACCGATTCTTCGCTCGCTGCAATGTTGATGTTTGCGATGGCTTTCAGCGAATCATTAATCGTTAAGCGTATTGGAATATTCTGATACGCTTGTTCCGATAAGTTTTTGATCCGTACAAAAAGTTTTTCGGCCTGACCGATTTTTCGCCCCGGAGTTTCAAACCAACACGAGTCGATCAGTAAATTATTCGTTTTCCCCGCCTGAAATGGAAACAGATAGGTCCAAACCGTGGAGTCAGTTTTAACTGCGTTAAAGTTGGTGCTGTTTTTCTGAAAGTCGGATAAGATATAAACTGTCTTTTCTGCTTTTTTTACCGAAGCCGGAATGCCGCCGATAGCCTGTGCATATACATCTGAAAATCTGGGCGAACGCGGACAATCTTTAATCTCAGAAACTTGCCTCACAAACTGTTCTTTGTTGAGTGAAAACTGATTCCCTGCATTAAAATCGTTAGTCAGAATCAGAAATTGCGTGCCAGTGGGGTAGGAGTTGGCAATTTCAATCGCTTTTATTTTGGCCTGTTCCAGTAACTGACCTTTTTCTCCCTCGGCTTTCATGCTAAACGAATTATCGATGTAGATTTCGACGGCTTGTTGAGATGCATTTGAAGTTCGGTTGCCCAATGGAATGTAAGGTTTGCTAAAAGCTATGACGAGTGACGCAATAGCCAGCATCCGGGCAAGCATAATAAGCAATTGTTTGAGTTGCGATTTCTTCCTCGATTCCTGTTTGATTCGTTTCAGTAGCGATACATTGCTAAAATAGAGAGTTTTATATCGTTTGAAATTAAACAGATGTATAATTACTGGTATTGTTAGTGCCAGTAACGCCAATAAAAAAAACGGGAATAGAAAACTCATCTTTATTTTAATGTATCTTGTTAATCTGCAATTAAAATAAGCCTGATCGGCTTCATTTACAGATAACAAAAATAAGAAAACAGGAATGATAATTGGCAAGTGCCTGGTTTTGTTTCAAAAACAATGATGTTAGATTATCACTCGTTGATACTCGAAACTGATACTAAAACTTAAGAAATAACGTTAACTGCCAAACCGATAACCTATTCCTGATTCGGTGTTGAGTAATATTGGCTTTGTTGGATTTTCTTTTTTACAGTTTCGGTATTTGTTCAATTAAAATTGCGTTTTCAGCTTTGTCATAATATATGCAAGTCATTGTGTCAAGATTAACGATCCATTTTTCAATTCCTGCTTTGGCACAATCTTTACAAAAAGTATAATAATCAGTTTTGCCCTGTTGGTGTTCTTTTAGCCGATTACCAAAATTTTCTTTGTCGCTGTTTGCCGAAATTGCTAATTCATCGTATTGTGATTTTGATTTCGTCCTAAAATTATTTTTACCAAAATACTCCGTATGGCTGTCATTAACCCAGGTTTCAAAGGATATTACACCTAATTCTTTGATTTCTTGAATATATTTTGGAAAATCCGCTCCTGATTTCACCTTTTCATGTGCCTGTTCTATTTGTTCTACTGTAAACATATTTTTTGAATTTATTGATTATATTTCTGTAAGTATTGTGTTGCTCTATACGTTTTGCATAACGGAGGAAGCTACACGCAGGCCGGGGGTTTCCCGATAATTTGTCCACGAGGAGCTGCCTTTCAAATTTACTAATTTCCTTTCAACGAGCCACTAAAACCCGGCTTGCGGGTAGCTGAAGTTATAGGGCGTTATTTGTGCAACTCTAAGACACCCAAATCAAATGTCTCAAGACTATTTTCCATTGGGTATCTACTTTTTCCGCAAAAACAAATAGTCCACCTCCACTTTCTGGACCACAAGATAATGATTGAAGAAAGCAAGCTTTAGTGAAATCTGAGTTAAAAGAAACTCTCGAAAAACGAGCTATTCCAATCAAATTGTGATGCCTTATCTTCTCAATATATGTGCTGTCAATTTTAAAATCAGTAATTATTGTGTAATTGTCTTTAACGATTATTGTTTCTTTTATAAGTTTTCGTGACTTTGTTAAAGTGTCATTCTTAAAGTTATTATATAACTCTTGAAATTCAATCGGAAGTTCGATGTTGTGAAAATCTGATTTGTCTGGCATTGTCAAGCTGTCAACAAGATAAACTTCGTATTGTACAGAATCCGTGATTCTTTTAATCTCTATCTCATAATTCTTCAGTCCTATTTTAGTTGTATCTCTCGGAGGCGGAGGAAATGGCTTAATTAAGTCACAAAAAAGTTGACTTAGCAATTCATTTTCTTGAATTACTATTCGATCATTAATCTCTTCATGTCTCAAGTTACATGAATTAATTAGTAATGCAATAGTCACCAATATTGTTAGTCGTGTCCTCATATAATGCCCTATAACGGAAAAGGATACACGCAGGGGCGGACTGCGGGCGATTTCCTGTCAAGCCGAAACACGGTTTGAGCGGAAAGATGCCCACCGAAAACCACCGCTGCCGCGCTTGACGGGTAGCTGAAGTTACCAGCAGTATTATTGTTTTCCTACTTATTTGCAAGCTTTTCCTTTCGTATTTTCTCTTCTGCCAATTTTTTTGCTTGTATTTCTTTTTCAAGCTCTTCTTGTGTTATTAAACTTGATTTCCAATATTCTGCTGTCGATTCATTAACTCCCTGACAACGAACATATAGATTTAGTGCTAAATCTGTCGGTGTAATGTTTGCAATTAGATCATTTCCTTCGGCAGAGAAACCTCCAACAATTAATTCTAAAGAACGAAGGTGGTCTAGTTGTCTATCAATGCTGTGTAAATCCGATTTGCCTGTCAATCTAAATAATTCATTCCCTGTGGACTGTAGATCATCAGCAGTCACTAACCCATTTGGGTAAACAATTTTCCGAGCATTCTCACAAGTAAAATTTAAAATTTTCGCCTCTACTGATGTTAGTTGTTTAAGTAAATCTATGAAAATCAAATTCTCATCATCTTGTCCTGAGGGCGTGCAAGATGAAGCAAAAAGTCCAGCCCATAATTCTTGAATTTCATCATTGTCGTTAAGTGAACCATTCTCGATAATGGCCAGCGCGATCCTAGGGTGTGCCTGCATCTGGAGATTGTCATTTTCAAAATTTATTTTTCCTTTAGCTTTTTCAAGAATTCGTAGGATATTATTCAATCGCCAATATCGAATTTTATCGCGCAACATTAGTCCAACTTCATCTAAAGCAGGAGCACAAACGCTTTTAAGAAAAGCTTCAATCCCCTGAAATGTTTTTTTTACAGACGTGTCAATTGCTTTACTTACTGGTTTTATACCTAAAATGTCTAAGCTTTTATTTTCACTTTCCATATATGTATGATATTTTATATTGCTGGTAACGTAGGAAGCTACACGCAGGGGCGGATTGCGGGCGATTTCCTGTCAAGCCGAAAAGCTGCTTGAGCGGAAAGATGCCCACCGAAAACCACTGCTGCCGCACTTGACGGGTAGCTGAAGTTAGCAACAGCCGTTCTTTTGTCCCATATAACTGTCTCTTTTACAGGTAAATTATATTTGTCCCGAGTCCCCATTTTTTTGCTCTATTTTCTTTTATATATTTTAATATTTCTTCCTTATTTGTCAAGTCTGCCATTACATTGCCACACCAAAAGTCAGTTATTTTTTCACTTGAAAATTTAAATATTAAAATGTGTTCTGATTCTCCAATACCACCTGTGAGGTAAGTCAAAAGAGCAATATTGTCAGCTAACCCAA is a window from the Aquipluma nitroreducens genome containing:
- the rocD gene encoding ornithine--oxo-acid transaminase; translation: MNNLSAKDYMDREAQYGAHNYHPIPVVLERGEGIFVWDVEGKKYFDFLSAYSAVNQGHCHPKIVKALTDQAQKLALTSRAFYNDTLGEWEEYTTKLFGYDKMLPMNSGAEADETALKLIRKWAYKVKGVPKGEAKIIVCNGNFHGRTITIISMSSDPDAYNDYGPYTPGFVNIPYNDIKALEKALEDPNVAGFLVEPIQAEAGVYVPEDGFLSKAFELCKKHRVLFAADEVQTGLARTGKMLACDHEDVRPDILILGKAISGGMLPVSCVLADNEIMLCIKPGEHGSTYGGNPIAAKVAVAALNVIREEKLAENAEKMGKIFRKRLKSIDSELIEIVRGKGLLNAVVINSVNGISAWDVCIALKNNGLLAKPTHEHIIRFTPPLIINEEQLTEALDIIEKTFA
- a CDS encoding Abi-alpha family protein; the encoded protein is MESENKSLDILGIKPVSKAIDTSVKKTFQGIEAFLKSVCAPALDEVGLMLRDKIRYWRLNNILRILEKAKGKINFENDNLQMQAHPRIALAIIENGSLNDNDEIQELWAGLFASSCTPSGQDDENLIFIDLLKQLTSVEAKILNFTCENARKIVYPNGLVTADDLQSTGNELFRLTGKSDLHSIDRQLDHLRSLELIVGGFSAEGNDLIANITPTDLALNLYVRCQGVNESTAEYWKSSLITQEELEKEIQAKKLAEEKIRKEKLANK
- a CDS encoding BatA domain-containing protein, with protein sequence MSFLFPFFLLALLALTIPVIIHLFNFKRYKTLYFSNVSLLKRIKQESRKKSQLKQLLIMLARMLAIASLVIAFSKPYIPLGNRTSNASQQAVEIYIDNSFSMKAEGEKGQLLEQAKIKAIEIANSYPTGTQFLILTNDFNAGNQFSLNKEQFVRQVSEIKDCPRSPRFSDVYAQAIGGIPASVKKAEKTVYILSDFQKNSTNFNAVKTDSTVWTYLFPFQAGKTNNLLIDSCWFETPGRKIGQAEKLFVRIKNLSEQAYQNIPIRLTINDSLKAIANINIAASEESVQELNYTNNSQGIQLCKIELDDYPIIFDNSYYLSYQVRGKMRALGILNPQDNGSNYLKALFTDDELVGYDEVPENNVQISQLKNYQCIFLINNQNISSGLKSELTSFVERGGSLVIFPGKMKSYAEYDALFNSLNGKTIAGFDTVSMAISEINYNHDLYREVFKKQENEADLPVIKGFASYADQMQMPETSLLKFRNGKSALSMHSFGDGTVYTFAFPLDQSNFNFVRHIIFVPTVYNMVLYSGESQKYAYSTEGDEAVVLNQNPGSDELKVMNIQTKDEFKTSVRNHGTEKKQLLLDELPKEAGHYLVMNDNETIQSISYNYPRKESIPEFYSEEDLQKLIQSKEFKQFQVIESSNVNFSETLQDLSNGKQLWKYFIIAAIFFLFCEIAIIQFWKN
- a CDS encoding DUF1398 domain-containing protein, whose amino-acid sequence is MFTVEQIEQAHEKVKSGADFPKYIQEIKELGVISFETWVNDSHTEYFGKNNFRTKSKSQYDELAISANSDKENFGNRLKEHQQGKTDYYTFCKDCAKAGIEKWIVNLDTMTCIYYDKAENAILIEQIPKL
- a CDS encoding tetratricopeptide repeat-containing sensor histidine kinase produces the protein MLIKKATHLLPIATNHDTVEALIDVADQLAKTNKNPHQSVHILIIKGQNEYYSSNYEDAVAIYYQALEQAEQLHDSILLAKVTLNLGMVYDELEDYDEAINFFHKALTISQSIKDSSVIAKTYQNIAISYQNKKDLAKALEYNEKANELAILKKDTTMIIDVINNFGTIAYDQKNLVKSLDYYSKALNLYQKIKDRKGIAMAYNNIGLVYLDKNEYEKSIDYFNKSLALATELKMHGFIGDIYSNLTIYYQQKKDFKKAFYCYDRFNAIYDSLAGEKKNKMIYQIQAKYKLGRNTRELEELKVKNRSQLNAIDSAKSSQFYWVAITVLVMVLMCATVYLLYKEKELANELKNKTKELYELNVSKDKFFSIIAHDLKNPFNVLVSYTGILKTDLELFSKEELEQIISDLNEASENGYNLLQNLLIWTRSQTNRIHILKTNFVLADIFNDVKGLAELNLTNKEQTLSVEIDQNLGVYADKDMISVVLRNLVFNAIKFSVKGSVIYLNASLVGSNVRIDVVDSGIGISEESIKKLFTLDKNTMTHGTEGETGTGLGLVLCKEFVEKNDGTIWVESKLGKGSVFSFTIPAERA